The proteins below are encoded in one region of Rhododendron vialii isolate Sample 1 chromosome 7a, ASM3025357v1:
- the LOC131333009 gene encoding protein NRT1/ PTR FAMILY 5.10-like → MEGKLDAHFVPSLRGRHDKRNLLPSFHCPLKVDQEVGEEKLTSIVPLFCLAYTQLFVNIAVVRILITYFTDTWKKHNVLPLAVAMVNLLRGLSSVLKVAMTYISDNRVSPLKVILSSVAAYIIGMVMLCISAFHPIPGDMTGLYFVPVVLLIAVGKAGGVPVLKGFLVGQLTAHEPRQLDIDEGRVNARKNVWWTIAWLLCGLSILFGSAGWRVKFMVSTLVMGIGYFLFLCCIPLYHHRSLDEAATTEIPRGASPEENTNNGLTSAVSPEISRGASPEENTNNGPTPTVSLEMLRGASSEENTNNGPNQAVSPEISRGASPEESTNNGTTLAVSAGRRLMEKWKPLFIMIPMWTSFLIFGLVLSTGDSFYTEQGRTMEPTVSIYILIMIWKMTECTSSSFSTRLLRTRKTKGITVGIWTAMLVSVICCYVAWHVEIRRLRAIAEYGLCVDQDSYVPLSIMHLAPQFCLLGLTEGIGREGLELFFKVQVSDVPMKIYGSALNEAVIGLGSFLNAILVFHFKSWFLDTLNCNSRLDKHYQLLTILSFANLCYYSGFVSIYYSNKNKTKDDLQVEAAGAG, encoded by the exons ATGGAAGGAAAGCTCGATGCGCATTTCGTTCCATCCTTACGCGGCAGACACGATAAACGGAACTTACTTCCATCGTTCCATTGTCCT CTGAAAGTAGATCAAGAGGTAGGGGAAGAGAAACTTACTTCCATCGTTCCATTGTTCT GTCTTGCGTATACCCAATTGTTTGTAAACATTGCAGTGGTGAGAATCTTGATTACATACTTCACAGATACCTGGAAGAAACACAATGTTCTCCCGCTTGCTGTTGCAATGGTAAATTTACTAAGGGGTTTGTCGTCTGTTTTGAAAGTTGCGATGACTTACATCTCCGACAACCGTGTTAGTCCTCTCAAAGTCATTCTCTCCTCAGTTGCTGCCTACATCATC GGAATGGTGATGTTATGCATTTCGGCATTCCATCCGATTCCTGGTGACATGACCGGGCTGTACTTCGTACCTGTAGTGCTTCTGATAGCTGTGGGAAAAGCCGGAGGGGTGCCTGTCTTGAAAGGATTTCTAGTTGGTCAATTAACGGCCCATGAACCGAGGCAGCTGGACATAGATGAAGGCAGAGTAAACGCAAGAAAGAATGTGTGGTGGACCATTGCATGGTTATTGTGTGGACTTAGCATTCTCTTCGGCAGTGCCGGTTGGCGTGTAAAGTTCATGGTGTCAACATTAGTGATGGGCATTGGTTATTTTCTGTTCCTGTGTTGCATTCCTCTCTACCAccacag ATCATTGGATGAAGCTGCTACTACGGAAATCCCCCGTGGAGCTAGCCCTGAAGAGAATACAAACAATGGTCTGACTTCAGCAGTTTCTCCAGAAATCTCCCGTGGAGCTAGCCCTGAAGAGAATACAAACAATGGTCCGACTCCAACGGTTTCTCTAGAAATGCTCCGTGGAGCTAGCTCCGAAGAGAATACAAACAATGGTCCCAATCAGGCAGTTTCTCCAGAAATCTCCCGTGGAGCTAGCCCTGAAGAGAGTACAAACAATGGTACGACTCTGGCAGTTTCTGCAGGAAGAAGACTAATGGAGAAATGGAAGCCTCTTTTTATAATGATTCCCATGTGGACTAGTTTTCTGATATTTGGTCTGGTACTATCAACAGGGGACAGTTTCTATACCGAGCAAGGAAGAACCATGGAACCTACGGTCTCTATTTATATACTTATTATGATATGGAAGATGACCGAGTGTACAAGCTCTTCCTTTTCCACACGCTTGTTAAGAACACGAAAAACAAAAGGCATTACAGTTGGAATCTGGACAGCAATGTTGGTATCCGTTATCTGTTGTTATGTCGCGTGGCATGTCGAGATTCGCAGGTTGCGTGCCATTGCGGAGTACGGATTATGCGTCGACCAAGATTCTTACGTACCCTTGAGTATTATGCATCTGGCACCGCAGTTCTGTCTGCTGGGACTCACGGAAGGGATTGGTAGAGAAGGCCTGGAACTTTTCTTTAAGGTTCAGGTCTCTGATGTGCCAATGAAGATATATGGATCAGCCCTAAATGAAGCTGTGATCGGGCTCGGAAGCTTCCTTAATGCTATACTTGTTTTCCACTTCAAGAGCTGGTTCCTCGACACTTTAAACTGCAATAGTCGCCTGGACAAGCACTACCAACTGTTGACGATACTGAGTTTTGCGAACCTATGCTACTACAGCGGGTTTGTCTCAATTTATTActcaaacaagaacaaaaccaaAGACGATCTCCAAGTAGAAGCAGCAGGAGCAG gttaA